Proteins co-encoded in one Garra rufa chromosome 21, GarRuf1.0, whole genome shotgun sequence genomic window:
- the gabrr2a gene encoding gamma-aminobutyric acid receptor subunit rho-2a has translation MPYLRQFLILVLFLGSFGECRNKHTTRERRWTGAVETQKHGTSLAKKPPDVTKSRRLKTEQLLKVDDHDFTMRPAFAGWYNRLYINFTLRRHIFFFLLQTYFPATLMVMLSWVSFWIDRRAVPARVSLGITTVLTMSTIITGVNASMPRVSYIKAVDIYLWVSFVFVFLSVLEYAAVNYLTTVQERRERKLRDRAVREQSLPCTCGMSHTRTMMLDGTYSEADTNSLAGYTEAPMVPEEVVPEKQEHMVVHLSVSSESTNTKKKGIRAFRIMQNTHAIDKYSRMIFPGAYIIFNLIYWSVYC, from the exons ATGCCTTATCTCAGACAGTTCCTGATTTTAGTGCTCTTCCTGGGCTCGTTTGGCGAATGCCGGAATAAACACACCACGAGAGAGAGGAGGTGGACAGGAGCGGTGGAAACTCAGAAGCATGGGAC CTCCCTGGCAAAGAAGCCACCGGATGTGACAAAGTCACGGCGACTGAAAACCGAGCAGTTGTTGAAAGTGGACGACCATGACTTCACCATGAGGCCTGCGTTTGCAG GATGGTACAATCGCCTGTATATAAACTTTACGCTTCGCCGCCACATCTTCTTTTTCCTGCTGCAGACATATTTCCCTGCAACACTTATGGTTATGTTATCATGGGTGTCATTCTGGATTGATCGCAGGGCTGTTCCAGCCAGAGTTTCATTAG GTATCACCACGGTGCTCACCATGTCCACCATCATTACTGGAGTGAACGCCTCCATGCCCAGAGTCTCCTACATCAAAGCTGTGGACATTTACCTGTGGGTCAGTTTTGTGTTTGTGTTCCTGTCCGTCTTGGAGTATGCAGCAGTCAATTATCTGACCACGGTCCAGGAGAGGAGAGAACGCAAGCTCCGAGATCGAGCAGTTAGAGAGCAG TCATTACCCTGCACCTGCGGTATGTCCCACACCAGGACCATGATGTTGGATGGGACCTACAGCGAGGCTGACACCAACAGCTTGGCTGGCTACACAGAAGCTCCCATGGTTCCCGAGGAAGTGGTGCCAGAGAAACAGGAGCACATGGTGGTTCACCTGTCAGTGAGCAGCGAGTCTACCAACACCAAGAAAAAAGGCATCCGCGCCTTTCGCATTATGCAGAACACGCATGCCATTGATAAATACTCCCGCATGATCTTCCCGGGAGCCTATATAATTTTCAACCTTATTTACTGGTCGGTATACTGCTGA